In Pleurocapsa sp. PCC 7319, the following are encoded in one genomic region:
- a CDS encoding aldo/keto reductase encodes MEITKLSVSNISLPTLGIGTWAWGDRLFWGYGSDYGEVEVQKAFEAAVANGATFFDTAEVYGLGESERLLGQFLKQTTQPVQIATKYFPLPWRFGKQAVADALTNSLERLGIEQVALYQVHMPFDFLMGQSNLMAALAEEVKEGRILTVGVSNYSAEQMEQAHEFLAKYDVPLAVNQVRYSLLTRQVERNGIIEKARELGVTILAYSPLAQGLLTGKYSPDRQERVTGARKLDPKFSVSGLSKIEPIISQLKKLGEKYQKTSTQVALNWLIAQGNVIPIPGAKNAKQAAENAGAMGWQLSPEDVQQLSQLSND; translated from the coding sequence ATGGAAATAACTAAGCTATCGGTCAGTAATATATCTCTCCCGACCTTGGGTATTGGTACTTGGGCTTGGGGCGATCGCTTGTTTTGGGGTTATGGTTCTGATTACGGGGAAGTAGAAGTACAAAAAGCTTTTGAGGCTGCTGTTGCTAATGGTGCAACTTTTTTTGATACTGCTGAAGTATACGGTTTAGGAGAATCAGAAAGACTTCTGGGACAATTTTTAAAGCAAACAACTCAACCAGTACAGATAGCAACCAAATATTTTCCTTTACCCTGGAGATTTGGCAAGCAAGCGGTAGCCGATGCCTTAACCAATAGTTTGGAGCGGCTTGGGATAGAACAAGTCGCTCTCTATCAAGTTCATATGCCTTTTGACTTTCTAATGGGTCAATCAAATTTGATGGCAGCTTTAGCCGAAGAGGTTAAAGAAGGTCGTATTCTCACTGTTGGAGTTAGTAACTATTCGGCAGAGCAGATGGAACAGGCTCATGAATTCTTAGCTAAATATGATGTTCCCTTAGCCGTAAATCAAGTTCGTTATTCTCTGCTAACCAGACAAGTCGAACGCAACGGAATTATAGAGAAAGCCCGTGAGTTAGGTGTTACTATTTTGGCATATAGCCCACTAGCTCAAGGATTGCTGACTGGAAAATATAGCCCAGATCGACAAGAGCGAGTGACAGGAGCAAGAAAGCTCGACCCCAAATTTTCAGTTTCAGGATTAAGCAAAATTGAACCCATAATTAGCCAGCTAAAAAAGTTAGGTGAAAAATACCAAAAAACGAGTACCCAGGTAGCGTTGAATTGGTTGATAGCCCAAGGAAACGTAATTCCGATTCCGGGAGCAAAAAATGCCAAGCAAGCAGCAGAAAATGCTGGAGCTATGGGTTGGCAGCTTTCTCCTGAAGATGTTCAACAACTTAGTCAATTAAGTAATGATTGA